The region ATGGCAGTGACTTCCCCTCCATATGGGGTAGGCAAAGAATATGAAAAGGCCGGGATTGAACCATGGTTCGAGACAGTACGCCCAGTGATTAGAAACCTGTGCAGGTATGCAGATATTGTCTGCTGGAACTTAGGTGATCTCTATGCCACCGGCTCTCAGTTTATTGAACCCACCAGTGTTTACAGTGTGAACATGTTTTTGGAAAACGGTTACCGCCCTATCTGGATCCGCATTTGGAAGAAGCAAGGGCAAAATTTCGGCGTAGGACCCTATCATCTTGTTTCAAACAAGCCGGTTCAGCAGTATGAGTATATTTCAGCCTTCAGCAATAAAGGAGAAGTTGAGGAATATAACGATCAGGAATATGTATGGCTTTCAGCCTTTGCGGGACACAGTTATAAATTTGTGAAAAGGCTTACAAAGGAAGAACGCAAGAAATGGGGCTATGCTGGGATATGGGAGATGACCACTGTACGGGCAAACAAGGAGCATCCTGCAATGTTCCCTGTGGAGCTTCCATGGCGGTGCATCAAAATGCACAGCGACAAAGGAGGTATTGTGCTTGAGCCGTTCTCTGGCAGTGGAACCACTATAATTGCGGCTGAACAGACCGAGCGTAAATGCTACGCAATGGAGTTATCCCCTGTTTACTGTGATTTAGCTGTTAAGCGCTGGGAGGAATTCACCGGCGAAAAAGCCGTCAAACTGGAGGGTTAAGATTTATGGATATACTGAAAATACCAGCAGAAAAATTAAAACCTTCGAAATATAACCCGCGGAAAGATTTAAAGCCTGGTGACCCTGAATATGAAAAATTACGTCGGTCTATTGAAGAGTTTGGATATGTAGAGCCGGTTATATGGAATAAACGCACCGGGAACATTGTCGGCGGACATCAGCGTTATAAAGTACTTACAGCTTTGGGGTATAAGGAGATCGACTGTGTTGTAGTTGATTTGGATGAACAGCGGGAAAAGGCGCTCAATGTTGCACTGAATAAAATCAGCGGCGAGTTTGATATTCCGCTTTTGACCGATCTGCTTATGGACTTAAATGAAGATGGCTTTGACGTTTCTCTTACCGGGTTTGATGCTTCGGAAATTGATGAGTTGTTCCGTGATAAAACAACCGCTAATGTCAAAGAGGATAATTTCGATACAGAAAAGGCAATTGCAGAGATTAAAACTCCGGTTACCAAAAAAGGCGACATATGGGTACTTGGCAGCCACCGTCTGATGTGCGGTGATAGCACCATGCTTTCAGATGTGCAAAAGCTGATGAACGGACAAAAGGCGAGATTTGTTTTCACCGACCCACCCTGGAATGTTGATTACGGTTCAGATACCAGGCATCCGAGCTGGAAACCGAGGCAAATTTTAAATGACAAGATGAGCACCGAGGAATTCGGCGCTTTTTTATTGCGTGCTTTTAACTGTATGCGGGAGATTTCTGAAGTCGGATGCATGACCTATGTGGTAATGAGTGCTCAGGAATGGGGCAGTTTGATGAACGTCATGCGGGAGGCAGGGTATCACTGGTCGAGCACAATTATATGGAAAAAAGACAGCTTGGTACTATCAAGAAAGGACTATCATACCCAGTACGAGCCGATCTGGTATGGTTGGCTTGAAGGAACACGCCTTTGCCCGCTTAAAGACCGTAAACAGTCAGATGTTTGGGAGATACCCCGTCCTAAAGTATCGGAGGAGCACCCGACCATGAAGCCGGTTTCGCTTGTAGCAAAGGCAATGCTCAACAGTTCCCATACTGGAGATTTAGCCCTTGACCTGTTCGGTGGTTCTGGTACGACAATGATTGCGGCACAGCAGACCGGGCGGGTTTGTTTTATGATGGAGCTTGACCCGAAATACTGTGATGTGATTGTAAAGCGCTATGTTTCACAATTTGGCGCAGATTCAGTATTCTTGGTAACAGGTAGTGAAAAAATACCTTACGCGGAAACACAGATTGATTAAAAATGTCCTTGCTTTCCCCTCAAAACAGAGCGTTAATGTACTCCACCAAAAAGGAAAGGTGGGATTTTTTATGGGAATCAAAAATGTTTTAGCTTATTTGAGGGGAGGTGTATGGCATGAGCAATAACAGCTTTCGCTTTTCACAGAAGATTGTCGGTCAGGAGAGAAAAGCCATTGCCTCGGTCATAGCTGAAGCCCTTGAAGGCCAGGTGCGCTATGCCGGAGCACCGGAGTTTTTGTATGAGATTAAAGACGAAAAATCTGCTGGCAGTTGGACGATTGACAGGGACAGTGTGGTTCACTCACCGAAAATCAGTCTCAATGAAATAAAAACCATCCGTTCAGTTATTGACACGTTGAATG is a window of Defluviitoga tunisiensis DNA encoding:
- a CDS encoding site-specific DNA-methyltransferase, producing the protein MNIQKISVEKLNPAAYNPRKDLKPGDKEYEKLKRSIEEFGYVEPVIWNQKTGNVVGGHQRLKVLLDLGQTEIDCVVVDLDPQREKALNLALNKIQGEWDENKLAELMAELDAGAFDVSLTGFDASEIDELLNRWYSKEAIQDSFDIDKAHEEIVQREPVTKRGDIWLLGNHRLMCGDSTKDEDFEKLMEGCHAQMAVTSPPYGVGKEYEKAGIEPWFETVRPVIRNLCRYADIVCWNLGDLYATGSQFIEPTSVYSVNMFLENGYRPIWIRIWKKQGQNFGVGPYHLVSNKPVQQYEYISAFSNKGEVEEYNDQEYVWLSAFAGHSYKFVKRLTKEERKKWGYAGIWEMTTVRANKEHPAMFPVELPWRCIKMHSDKGGIVLEPFSGSGTTIIAAEQTERKCYAMELSPVYCDLAVKRWEEFTGEKAVKLEG
- a CDS encoding site-specific DNA-methyltransferase, which produces MDILKIPAEKLKPSKYNPRKDLKPGDPEYEKLRRSIEEFGYVEPVIWNKRTGNIVGGHQRYKVLTALGYKEIDCVVVDLDEQREKALNVALNKISGEFDIPLLTDLLMDLNEDGFDVSLTGFDASEIDELFRDKTTANVKEDNFDTEKAIAEIKTPVTKKGDIWVLGSHRLMCGDSTMLSDVQKLMNGQKARFVFTDPPWNVDYGSDTRHPSWKPRQILNDKMSTEEFGAFLLRAFNCMREISEVGCMTYVVMSAQEWGSLMNVMREAGYHWSSTIIWKKDSLVLSRKDYHTQYEPIWYGWLEGTRLCPLKDRKQSDVWEIPRPKVSEEHPTMKPVSLVAKAMLNSSHTGDLALDLFGGSGTTMIAAQQTGRVCFMMELDPKYCDVIVKRYVSQFGADSVFLVTGSEKIPYAETQID